From the genome of Cytobacillus firmus, one region includes:
- a CDS encoding tRNA threonylcarbamoyladenosine dehydratase, whose translation MLHQFSRNELAIGKEGLEKMKNSTVAVLGIGGVGSFAAEALARSGVGRLVLVDKDDVDITNVNRQVIALLSTVGKPKVDLMKERIKDINPDCEVIALKMFYTEETYEQFFDYGLDFVVDASDTIAYKIHLMKECLNRGIPIISSMGAANKMDPTRFQIADIFKTHTDPIAKVIRTRLRKEGIRKGVPVVFSDESPIVIREDVRKTVGKDDAEIRKAKMPPSSNAFVPSVAGLIMASYVTRELLSDIKIARVND comes from the coding sequence ATGCTTCACCAATTTTCCAGAAATGAATTGGCTATTGGCAAAGAAGGCCTAGAAAAAATGAAAAATAGTACCGTTGCAGTCCTGGGCATCGGCGGAGTTGGCTCCTTTGCAGCGGAAGCATTGGCGCGTTCCGGTGTTGGCCGGCTTGTGCTGGTTGATAAAGACGATGTCGATATTACCAATGTGAACAGACAGGTCATCGCTTTATTATCCACTGTCGGGAAACCAAAGGTGGACTTAATGAAAGAAAGAATCAAGGATATCAATCCTGACTGTGAAGTTATTGCTTTGAAAATGTTTTATACAGAAGAAACCTATGAACAATTCTTCGATTACGGTCTGGACTTTGTAGTTGATGCTTCCGATACAATTGCCTATAAAATTCATCTAATGAAAGAATGCTTGAACAGAGGGATTCCAATAATCTCAAGCATGGGTGCTGCAAATAAGATGGATCCAACCAGATTCCAGATTGCTGATATCTTCAAAACTCATACTGACCCGATTGCAAAGGTTATCCGCACGCGCCTGAGAAAAGAAGGAATCAGAAAAGGCGTTCCGGTTGTATTTTCCGATGAAAGCCCGATTGTAATCCGGGAAGATGTCCGAAAAACAGTAGGAAAAGATGATGCTGAAATCAGAAAGGCCAAAATGCCGCCATCTTCTAACGCATTTGTTCCTTCTGTTGCAGGTTTAATCATGGCCAGCTATGTAACCAGAGAACTCTTAAGCGATATAAAAATTGCACGTGTAAATGACTGA
- a CDS encoding YczE/YyaS/YitT family protein: MLLKNKGQIGPRFLVYLTGLLVMSLGIVLLIVADIGATPWDVLHVGLYYQLGLTIGSWSIIVGIIILAAAALISKEFPQAGAFLNMILIGLFIDAYLLLPFMQTPNGLAGKMAMFGFGIVVYCYGMGMYISAQLGAGPRDSLMIALTAKTGWKVRNVRVLMEIAVLTVGWQLGGPVFWGTIVLSLAVGPIVGAALPQCQALTDRFLAKLKEKDIYSNQMLKEKDRGAS; the protein is encoded by the coding sequence ATGTTACTGAAAAATAAAGGGCAAATCGGTCCCAGGTTTTTGGTGTATCTAACAGGACTGCTTGTCATGAGCCTGGGTATTGTTTTGTTAATAGTGGCTGATATAGGGGCAACCCCCTGGGATGTTCTGCATGTTGGGCTGTACTACCAGCTTGGACTGACGATAGGCAGCTGGTCCATCATTGTCGGGATTATCATATTAGCTGCTGCAGCACTAATTTCAAAGGAATTTCCACAGGCCGGTGCATTCTTGAATATGATACTGATTGGTCTGTTTATTGACGCCTATTTGCTTTTGCCATTTATGCAGACGCCAAATGGTCTTGCAGGGAAAATGGCCATGTTTGGTTTTGGTATAGTTGTTTATTGCTATGGGATGGGGATGTATATTTCGGCTCAGCTCGGAGCGGGGCCGAGGGATAGCCTGATGATTGCATTGACAGCAAAAACTGGCTGGAAGGTTAGAAATGTCAGAGTCTTAATGGAAATTGCTGTGCTGACAGTTGGATGGCAGCTGGGAGGACCTGTTTTTTGGGGCACCATTGTACTCAGTTTGGCAGTCGGGCCGATTGTCGGAGCAGCTTTGCCGCAATGCCAGGCTTTAACTGACCGGTTTTTGGCAAAGCTTAAAGAAAAGGATATTTATTCGAATCAAATGCTTAAAGAAAAGGATAGAGGTGCAAGCTGA
- a CDS encoding ABC transporter ATP-binding protein: protein MDVLVEIQEVTKVIKGKTIIDSVSFDVKKGEVFGFLGPNGAGKTTTIRMLVGLIGITSGDIKILGSSIKTDFEKAVSHIGAIVENPEMYKFLSGYQNLIHYARMSKGVTKEKIDETVELVGLTDRIHDKVRTYSLGMRQRLGLAQCLLHDPKILVLDEPTNGLDPAGIREIRDHLRMLARDREMAVIVSSHLLSEMEMMCDRIGIIQNGKLIDVQHISDFVQGKEKVYEVEVDDPDIAQKMLKDLYPELPIQVTENRVYLPLVRERIPEMVKGLVRKDINIFAVREVTKTLEDRFLEVTEYKGGAEHARTDSK from the coding sequence ATGGATGTTCTTGTAGAAATACAGGAAGTTACAAAAGTGATAAAAGGAAAAACAATAATTGATTCTGTCAGCTTTGACGTGAAAAAGGGAGAGGTATTTGGTTTCCTTGGCCCAAACGGTGCTGGTAAAACCACCACTATTCGAATGCTGGTGGGTTTGATCGGCATTACTTCCGGTGACATAAAAATTCTCGGCAGCAGCATTAAAACAGATTTTGAAAAGGCAGTTTCCCATATTGGAGCCATTGTAGAAAATCCTGAGATGTATAAGTTTTTATCAGGTTATCAAAATCTAATCCATTATGCACGAATGTCAAAAGGAGTGACTAAGGAGAAGATTGATGAGACTGTCGAGCTGGTAGGCCTGACTGATCGGATTCATGATAAAGTGAGGACATACTCTCTTGGAATGAGGCAGAGACTTGGTCTGGCGCAGTGTCTTTTGCATGATCCCAAAATCCTCGTTCTGGATGAGCCTACGAATGGGCTTGATCCGGCAGGCATCAGGGAGATTCGGGATCACCTGAGGATGCTAGCGAGAGACAGAGAAATGGCTGTCATTGTTTCCAGCCACTTATTATCTGAAATGGAAATGATGTGCGATAGAATCGGCATTATTCAAAACGGGAAGTTGATTGATGTTCAGCACATCAGTGATTTTGTGCAGGGGAAAGAAAAAGTTTATGAAGTAGAAGTGGATGACCCTGATATAGCACAAAAAATGTTAAAGGATTTATACCCTGAATTGCCTATACAAGTCACAGAAAACAGAGTGTACCTTCCGCTCGTCCGTGAACGCATACCTGAGATGGTAAAGGGGTTGGTCCGGAAAGATATTAATATTTTTGCTGTCCGTGAAGTAACCAAAACATTGGAAGATCGCTTCCTGGAAGTTACTGAGTACAAGGGAGGTGCCGAACATGCTCGGACTGATTCAAAATGA
- a CDS encoding ABC transporter permease, translated as MLGLIQNEWMKIFRRPGTYVMIGLLLIMTTVAGAFIKYQESGGTVPDNTEWKRGLQTQNESYQKQLEEMGDTVPRDMKEQYQREIALNEYRIQHDISPNEEYSVWGFVSDTSQLIEFAGLFTIIIAGGIVASEFSWGTIKLLLIRPIKRVKILGAKYITVIIFGVMLLSVLFGFSALLGGLLFGFPEKVIPYLYYYNGTVGEQSMGLHLIAYYGLKSINMLMLATMAFMISAVFRNSSLAIGLSLFLMFMGGQVTRLIAMKYDWAKYSLFANTDLLQYFEGVPMVQGMTFGFSIMIILIYFLLFQVLAFYVFNKRDVSA; from the coding sequence ATGCTCGGACTGATTCAAAATGAATGGATGAAGATTTTTAGGCGTCCAGGGACTTATGTCATGATTGGACTGCTTTTAATCATGACGACTGTTGCAGGCGCTTTTATAAAATATCAGGAAAGCGGGGGGACGGTCCCGGATAATACGGAATGGAAAAGGGGTTTGCAGACTCAAAACGAAAGCTATCAAAAACAGCTTGAAGAGATGGGAGATACGGTTCCCAGAGATATGAAGGAACAGTATCAGAGGGAGATTGCCCTTAATGAATACCGAATTCAGCATGATATTTCACCGAATGAGGAATATTCTGTCTGGGGATTTGTATCCGATACCTCACAGCTGATTGAATTTGCCGGCTTGTTTACCATCATCATTGCCGGAGGGATTGTGGCAAGTGAGTTTAGCTGGGGAACCATCAAACTGCTTTTGATTAGGCCTATCAAAAGAGTGAAAATCCTAGGAGCAAAGTATATTACCGTGATTATATTTGGTGTGATGCTGCTTTCCGTCCTCTTCGGATTTTCAGCACTTCTGGGCGGGCTCCTCTTTGGATTCCCTGAAAAAGTAATTCCTTATTTATATTATTACAATGGCACTGTGGGAGAACAAAGCATGGGACTTCATCTGATAGCTTATTATGGCCTTAAATCCATTAACATGCTTATGCTTGCAACCATGGCTTTTATGATTTCGGCAGTTTTCAGGAATAGCTCTCTGGCAATAGGACTTTCTCTGTTTCTGATGTTTATGGGAGGACAAGTCACAAGACTGATTGCCATGAAGTATGATTGGGCAAAGTACAGCCTTTTTGCCAATACAGATCTTCTTCAATATTTTGAAGGAGTGCCAATGGTTCAGGGAATGACGTTTGGCTTTTCGATCATGATTATTCTTATCTACTTCCTGCTTTTCCAGGTGCTTGCATTTTATGTATTTAATAAAAGAGATGTTTCTGCTTAG
- a CDS encoding replication-associated recombination protein A — protein sequence MNIKPLAFRMRPRTIDEIIGQEHLVSEGKIIYRMVQAKQLSSMILYGPPGIGKTSIASAIAGSTKYAFRTLNAVTNNKKDMEVVAAEAKMSGKVILLLDEVHRLDKGKQDFLLPYLENGSITLIGATTSNPYHAINPAIRSRCQIFELKPLSADEIKKALARALQDKERGLGNKQTDVTDKALTHLATASNGDVRSSLNALELAVLSTKEDEEGIIKIDLSVAEECIQRKSFTHDKDGDAHYDVLSGFQKSIRGSDVNAALHYLGRLIEAGDLQSISRRLLVIAYEDIGLASPQAGARTLAAVETAERIGFPEARIPLANAVIELCLSPKSNSAYKALDSAIADIRAGKSGEVPDHLKDAHYKGAKELGRGIGYLYPHDYETGWVKQQYLPDRIKNKVYYQPKKTGKFEQALASIYEKLLK from the coding sequence TTGAACATTAAACCTCTTGCATTCCGGATGAGGCCGAGAACGATAGATGAAATCATCGGCCAGGAGCATCTTGTTTCAGAAGGAAAAATTATTTATCGCATGGTGCAGGCTAAGCAGCTCTCATCGATGATTCTGTATGGGCCTCCAGGTATAGGCAAGACGTCGATTGCAAGTGCCATTGCTGGAAGCACCAAATATGCTTTCCGCACTTTAAATGCAGTGACTAATAATAAAAAAGATATGGAAGTGGTAGCGGCAGAGGCAAAAATGTCGGGTAAGGTCATTCTGCTGCTGGATGAAGTCCATAGGCTTGATAAAGGCAAACAGGATTTTCTGCTCCCCTATCTGGAAAACGGCAGCATCACTTTAATTGGCGCCACAACCAGTAACCCATATCATGCAATAAACCCTGCGATCAGAAGCCGGTGTCAAATTTTTGAACTGAAGCCGCTTTCTGCAGATGAAATAAAAAAAGCACTGGCAAGAGCCTTGCAGGATAAGGAACGGGGCCTCGGCAATAAACAAACCGATGTTACCGATAAAGCTCTAACTCATCTGGCCACTGCTTCAAATGGGGATGTCAGAAGCTCGCTTAATGCCTTGGAACTGGCTGTGCTTTCAACAAAAGAGGATGAAGAAGGCATCATTAAAATTGACTTGTCCGTTGCCGAGGAATGCATTCAGCGCAAAAGCTTTACACACGATAAAGATGGGGATGCCCATTACGATGTATTATCCGGCTTTCAAAAGTCTATCCGCGGAAGCGACGTAAATGCTGCGCTTCACTATTTGGGCAGGTTAATTGAAGCAGGCGATCTGCAGAGCATAAGCAGAAGACTGCTGGTTATTGCCTATGAAGATATCGGCCTGGCATCACCCCAAGCCGGAGCCAGGACTCTCGCAGCCGTCGAAACAGCCGAAAGAATTGGATTTCCGGAAGCAAGGATACCGCTTGCAAATGCGGTCATAGAGCTTTGCTTGTCTCCAAAATCCAATTCTGCATACAAAGCTTTGGATTCTGCCATTGCAGATATTCGAGCAGGCAAAAGCGGTGAAGTCCCCGATCATCTGAAGGACGCCCACTACAAAGGAGCAAAAGAGCTCGGAAGAGGCATTGGTTATCTGTACCCTCATGATTATGAAACGGGCTGGGTCAAACAGCAGTACTTGCCGGACAGAATAAAAAACAAGGTATATTATCAGCCTAAGAAAACAGGCAAATTTGAACAGGCATTAGCATCAATTTATGAAAAACTCCTTAAATAG